TCCGCTGTCGGCGGCGGGCTGAGGCGTGTGGTGCCAGCTGGCCTCTTTCTTGATGGTGTACTCGTCGGGGTTGTAAGGGAACACGATCGTCCCGAAGCCGGGTGGCAGCACCTGGATGTACGCGCTGACCATGCTGGCCATGCTGGCTGCGTCTGCCGCTGACATACCTGTAGTCGACCTCCTCCCCTTCTACAGAAAGCCCTTGTAGGCCAGTTCCAACTGCTCTTCGGCGATCTTGAGCGATGCCGCGTCGAACGACGGTCCGGTCCACCTCACCGGGATCACACCGAAGAGGTTCCACATCACGATCGGCTTGCCCATCGGGTCGAGGGCCTTGATTTGGGCGAGCGTCGGGACCGGCATCATCGCGAACGAGCTGATCCAGTTGACCACCTTCTCGGTGTCCGGGCTTATCGGCCTGCCCAAAGTGATGTTCGAGAAGGTCACATGCCCCGGCAGGTGGTGCATCACAAACGACAGCGCCGTGTCACCACGCGCTTCGGTCTGTATCGAGATGCCCATCCCGGTGCACGTCGTCCAGTCGCCGAGTTCGACACCATCGACTTCCACCGAGAAGTAGACGCTGAGCCCGGGATCATTCGTGACGAGGTCGCTCACGTCACCACCTCCGGTAACTGTCGGTCAGAAGGCCCGCCCGCTCCCGGTCGGAGCGGAGCTCGCGGCGGAGCTTGAAGCTGATCAGCGGGTAGAGCCAACTCGCGAGCTTGGCTAGGTCCTTGTCGCTGGGGCGGGAGCTGAACACGCCGTCGTCGCCCTGGCGGTTGCCCCCGATCACCGGCTTCGCCGCCGAGGGTGAAGCGACCTTCCACGCATGCTGGACCGGCGCCGCAGTAGCAGGCGCCGGTGCGGGCGCCTGCATAGCGGCGGGTTCGCCGGCACCTCCGGCCTGGGGCACGCTGACCGGTGATCCGGTCATCGCCGCGGCGGGGTTACCCGTGACAGCGCCGAGCCTTATCAGCGCTGAGGCCAGCGCGCCTTCGTCGATCGACTGCGGCTGCGACCGGGCGACCGGGAGCGCAACGGAGCCGGGCACACCGAAAGCCGCTGGTGGCGTGGGAACCGGTCCGGGCGCACCTGTGATACCGGTCGTCATCGGACCATCGTCGAGCCCGGCTGACGTTGCAGGCGGCGAAACGGCCCTCGCCATGGAAAATGCCGGCGCCACGTACGACAGCTCGGAGGCGACGGCAGCTGCCTCCATCGTCCTGCCGGCCGGGCTGTTCTCCGCGGGCATCGCGTGAGGCCCGGCGCGGCGCTGCTGCGCGGCGTGGGTGAGCTCGTGGGCGAGCAGAGCCCGGCCGGGACCCGAGTCAAGGGTCCCGAATGACTT
Above is a genomic segment from Acidimicrobiales bacterium containing:
- a CDS encoding phage tail protein, producing the protein MSDLVTNDPGLSVYFSVEVDGVELGDWTTCTGMGISIQTEARGDTALSFVMHHLPGHVTFSNITLGRPISPDTEKVVNWISSFAMMPVPTLAQIKALDPMGKPIVMWNLFGVIPVRWTGPSFDAASLKIAEEQLELAYKGFL